Proteins encoded in a region of the Bactrocera tryoni isolate S06 chromosome 4, CSIRO_BtryS06_freeze2, whole genome shotgun sequence genome:
- the LOC120773589 gene encoding uncharacterized protein LOC120773589, translated as MCPKTVLYVAVFLSLLLGGNAMFAQRKGLEDGPDYAEIAGNLSAAIVEMVQSSFIGNRKVLTYNLYAFVQQPERRYLFDDIMENVLRSSGKNATVRIGMGEPVPGDHERHYNVLLVDSSTSLNSLYAEFAKYHLYTNGYFVIVLHTFDSAHYYDVLFEIFELNWFLGIVDANVLVYALTNLSLLYNIHPFNEFHCKGLAPTISNRFTNSRWWHTNFYPDKLADLHGCALVCATWEEMPYRSLKEQSGEVGALAGIEGKLLEYLAITLNFSLKFRLLNDYESSHTLDKKGVVFKELIANGTDFVVGAFPYRMPAKDDIFTPTFPYFLSSLNFIVNSNLEPYSPFRKLFLPFRSHIWRLLLFIYLGVFALRLIFSLMGVTRSHFVFGVTNHMPGINMFNVCLGGALPPRQVPRRNFARYVLMLWLIMTMLLRSSYQAFLYNLIKSNIGRPPPNTIEELLRQNYQLLMTEDVLATINDLPVISSSAQVFNISRTDSFELVRQSDRRIAILTPYEYVGYFKRYNSSFTKGVHVVEERVFTQQLSFYMASNSMLLHRFNDIILQYITVGLWEKGVRELLDMSLRFDCGSEEPIAKVTVQQMSGAWYVWLTGNVLSAFVLVVERLWKWE; from the exons ATGTGTCCTAAAACGGTTTTGTATGTCGCTGTATTTCTATCGCTGCTCCTCGGTGGTAATGCTATGTTTGCGCAAAGAAAGGGCCTGGAAGATGGTCCCGACTACGCAGAGATTGCTGGAAATCTCTCTGCCGCTATTGTGGAGATGGTGCAGAGCAGCTTTATCGGCAACCGAAAGGTGCTCACATACAACCTCTACGCCTTTGTTCAGCAGCCGGAAAGGCGTTACTTGTTTGATGACATTATGGAAAATGTACTGCGGTCATCGGGTAAAAACGCTACAGTGCGTATTGGTATGGGCGAACCGGTGCCGGGCGATCATGAACGTCACTATAACGTACTGCTGGTCGATTCGTCGACTTCATTAAA CTCGCTCTATGCGGAGTTCGCCAAGTATCACCTCTACACGAACGGCTACTTCGTTATTGTCTTACACACCTTCGACTCGGCGCATTACTATGATGTGCTCTTCGAAATATTCGAGCTTAATTGGTTTTTAGGCATAGTCGATGCCAATGTCTTGGTGTATGCGTTGACCAACTTGTCGCTGCTCTACAATATTCACCCCTTCAATGAGTTCCATTGCAAAGGGTTGGCGCCGACTATAAGCAACCGCTTCACCAATTCACGGTGGTGGCATACCAACTTCTATCCCGACAAACTGGCGGACTTACATGGCTGTGCTCTGGTTTGTGCCACTTGGGAGGAAATGCCATACCGCAGTTTGAAGGAACAGAGCGGCGAAGTCGGTGCACTGGCAGGCATTGAAGGCAAGCTATTGGAATATTTGGCAATAACTCTAAATTTTTCCTTGAAATTTCGTTTGCTTAACGACTACGAGAGCTCGCATACCTTGGATAAGAAAGGTGTGGTTTTTAAAGAG CTTATTGCGAACGGAACTGATTTCGTAGTTGGTGCCTTCCCATATAGAATGCCAGCTAAAGACGACATTTTCACGCCCACATTTCCTTATTTCCTCAGTAGTTTGAACTTCATTGTCAACTCCAACCTGGAGCCCTATTCGCCGTTTAGAAAGTTATTTCTACCATTTAGAAGCCACATTTGGCGTCTGCTGCTGTTCATCTACCTGGGCGTCTTTGCGCTTCGGCTGATTTTTTCTTTGATGGGCGTAACACGAAGTCACTTTGTGTTTGGCGTTACGAATCATATGCCGggaataaatatgtttaacgTTTGTTTGGGCGGAGCACTCCCACCCCGTCAGGTGCCACGGCGAAATTTCGCACGGTACGTTCTGATGCTTTGGCTAATAATGACTATGTTGCTGCGCAGCTCTTACCAGGCGTTCTTGTACAACCTGATTAAGTCCAATATAGGTCGACCGCCACCGAATACAATTGAGGAGTTGCTACGTCAGAACTACCAGCTGCTCATGACCGAAGATGTATTGGCCACTATAAACGACTTGCCCGTGATTTCTTCGAGCGCGCAAGTCTTCAACATATCGCGTACCGACAGTTTCGAATTGGTGCGTCAGTCAGATCGGCGCATTGCCATACTGACGCCATACGAATATGTGGGTTACTTCAAGCGTTACAATTCGTCCTTTACCAAGGGCGTCCACGTGGTTGAGGAACGGGTGTTTACGCAACAGTTAAGCTTCTACATGGCGAGCAATTCCATGCTCTTACATCGCTTCAATGACATCATTTTGCAATACATCACGGTGGGTTTGTGGGAGAAAGGGGTTAGAGAGCTGCTGGATATGAGTCTGCGATTTGACTGTGGATCCGAGGAACCAATAGCAAAGGTTACGGTGCAACAAATGTCCGGAGCTTGGTATGTTTGGCTTACCGGAAACGTTCTGAGTGCTTTTGTTTTAGTCGTTGAAAGGCTTTGGAAATGGGAGTAA